In the genome of Ferrovibrio terrae, the window AGTTTGGCGTCACGTGGCATGGGCAAATGCAGCGGCACAACGGCCACGCCACGCAGTTCGTGTAAAAGAAGCTGTGCGATCGCTTCGCCGCGCGACCCACTGTCATAGTCCACCGGTTCTTCCATGGCGGCGAGGATCAGCGCGCGCAGCAGCTCCGAGACCTCGATCACCAGGCAGTCGGCCGGCAGGTTGCCTGCCGTGTCCGGCGCGATGTAGAGCGTGCGCATCGCCACCGCGCCGCTCATGCGGATTTCATGCTCCACCCCGGGGGGAATCCACAGCGCCCGCTGCGGCGGCACCACCCAGGTGCCCTGGTCCGTCCCCACCCGCATCACGCCGCGCGTGGCATAGACCAGCTGGCCGCGCGGATGGCTGTGGCGGGCGATATGGTGGCCGGAGGGAAAATCCTTGGGCATCGCCGCCACCGGACGGGCGACGCGCTGGTAGTCCTCGGCATTGGTGCTGCGGGCCATGGGTGTCCGATTTGCGATAGATTGCGGCAGGACGATGCCTATCAGACAGGGTTATGCTGCCGGCTGCAATAGAGGAATCCGTCCATGCCCGTCTCCGTGCCGCTGGCCCGTCGCGTCATCAATTACGTCAATATCGCGCATCTGTTCGACCATATGTTCATGCTGATCTTCCCCACTGCCGTGCTGGCGATGGGGGCGGATTTCGGCAACAGCTATGGCGAGCTGCTGGCGTTGTCGATCGGTGGCTTCATCGCCTTTGGCGCCGGCTCGATCCCGTCGGGCTGGCTCGGCGACACATGGAGCCGGCGCAACATGCTTGGCGTCTTCTTCCTCGGCATCGGCGCTGCGGCGATTTTCACCGGCCTGACCTCGTCGATGATCACGCTCGCGATCGGCCTGACGCTGATGGGGCTGTTCGCCTCGATCTATCATCCGGTCGGCACCGCGATGCTGACCGCCCATGCCGATTCGCTCGGCTCCGAAACGCTTGGCCGCGAGCTTGGCCTGAACGGCGTGTGGGGCAATGTCGGCGTCGCCTGCGCGGCATTGGTCACCGGCGCCATCGCGCAGTTCCTCGGCTGGCGCTTCGCCTTCATTCTGCCCGGCGCGCTCTCGATCCTGTTCGGCATCGCCTATCTCGCCATGGTGCCCGAACATGCCAGCCCGCCGCGCAAGGGCAAGCCGCAGGTGAAGGTGCCGCGCGCCATCGCCATCCGTGCCTTCGCCGTGCTGGCGGTGGTCGGCGTCAGCGGCGGCGTGGTATTCAATGCCGCCACCATCGTTTTCCCCAAGCTGTTCAGCGAACGCATGCACGACCTGATCGGCACGCCGGTCGGTATCAGCATGCTGGTCTTCGTGGTCTATCTCGCCGGCGCCATGGCGCAGCTGATCATCGGCCGTCTGGTCGACCGCTACACTCTGAAACAGATTTTTGTCATCGTCTCTTTCCTGCAGGCGCCGTGCCTGCTGCTGGCCGGCATCACGGAAAGCTGGTGGCTGATCCTGCCCTGCCTCGGCGTGATGTTCGCCGTCTTCGGCCAGGTGACGATCAACGACACCATGGTGGCGCGCTACACCTCTGACGAATGGCGCGCGCGCGCGTTTTCGCTGCGCTACCTGCTGTCGTTTGGCGCCA includes:
- a CDS encoding MFS transporter encodes the protein MPVSVPLARRVINYVNIAHLFDHMFMLIFPTAVLAMGADFGNSYGELLALSIGGFIAFGAGSIPSGWLGDTWSRRNMLGVFFLGIGAAAIFTGLTSSMITLAIGLTLMGLFASIYHPVGTAMLTAHADSLGSETLGRELGLNGVWGNVGVACAALVTGAIAQFLGWRFAFILPGALSILFGIAYLAMVPEHASPPRKGKPQVKVPRAIAIRAFAVLAVVGVSGGVVFNAATIVFPKLFSERMHDLIGTPVGISMLVFVVYLAGAMAQLIIGRLVDRYTLKQIFVIVSFLQAPCLLLAGITESWWLILPCLGVMFAVFGQVTINDTMVARYTSDEWRARAFSLRYLLSFGASATAVPLIALVYERGGGFDTLFGVLAALGLSIFLSALVFPGGSPTEEAETVSSAAAPQVSRA
- a CDS encoding AraC family transcriptional regulator yields the protein MARSTNAEDYQRVARPVAAMPKDFPSGHHIARHSHPRGQLVYATRGVMRVGTDQGTWVVPPQRALWIPPGVEHEIRMSGAVAMRTLYIAPDTAGNLPADCLVIEVSELLRALILAAMEEPVDYDSGSRGEAIAQLLLHELRGVAVVPLHLPMPRDAKLQTVCRRVQESLSDDIDIETLAREAAMSSRSLARLFQRETGMGFLAWRQQARLAEALAQLSTGRPVALVASDLGYASPAAFTAMFRRSLGTTPGKYFSSR